CCTGGGCTTATGGTATGGTCTGCGTACTGATTGCGCTCGCCGCCGGCTGGGCGGCCTCCGCGGCCTTCAGGAGGGTGTGATGCCCGTGGCCCCTGCACCGGTCTTGATCCTGGCCCTCTTCGGCCTGGCTGGCTTTCCGCTGGCGGCGGGTACCTACGCCTTCGGGCCGGCTGACCTGCGATTCATGGCCATCCACATTCTCCTGACCTGGTCCGCCGTGGTCCTGGGGTTCCTGGGGGGCATCCGCTGGAGCCAGGAGTCCACGCGGGATCCGCCACGCTTCCTCAGGCTCGCCGGCGCCATGCTGCCGCCCCTGGCGGGCGGCGGGCTGCTGCTGGCGCGGGACTACCTGGCCGCCGACTGGATCATCGGCGGCTTCATCGCCGCCTACCTCGCCGCCTGGCTGTTCGACCGGGCGCCGGAGACCCTGTCGCGCTATCCCGCCCTGATGACCCTCCTGACCTTCTCCGCCTGCGTCTCCCTGGCCCTGGCCCTCGAGAAGGCCCTGCGCATCTAGCTCCGGTCCGGCCGCAGCGACCGGGCGCCGGCCGCGTGGACCCGGCTATCCCCCAGGGCCGCCACGATGGGCGGCCGAGCAAACAGGCCCGCAAAGGCGGGGTCCAGGACGTTCAGGCCTCCGGTGAAGGCCCCGTAGGCGGGCAGGACGGCCCGCTCGCCATCCGTCACCAAGCAACGGCGCCGGACCGCGCCCCTGAGCGTGGCGATGCGGGCGCAGGGGTGCAGGTGCCCCGCAATCTCGCCGGGCGCCGTTCCCGGGTGCGGCTCATGACGCAGGACCAGGTCGCCAAGGCGGACCTCGTCCGCCGCCTCGCCGGGAAGGTCTGCGTCGGGCTCCGGATCGTGATTGCCCGTGATCCAGACCAGGCTGGCGGACTGCGCCAGGGCCTCAAGCGCATCGCGGTCGGGGTCGGACATCCGCCGCGACGCCTCCCGGTCGTGGAAGGCGTCGCCCAGGAACAGGATCTGGCGCGGCGACTCCGCCAGCACGTCGAGGGCCAGGCGGCGCAGGGTCTCGCGGGTGTCGAGGGGCGGCAGGAGCTGGCCCCGACGGGCGAAGGCCGAGCCCTTCTCCAGGTGCAGGTCGGCGACGACCAGGACGGCGCGCGCAGTCAGCAACAGGGCGCCGGAGGGCAGGAGGCGCGTCGCCTCGCCCGCCAGGGTCAGGTCCATGGCCCCGCCTTCGGCCGCCCGCAGGCCCAGGATCTGTGCCGGGCTCATGGCAGGGCCTCGGCGATGAGCTCGCTTTCGGCCTCGGCCAGGATGGCGTCGCCCGCCTGGCCCGGCGAGCGCTCCTTGCCGATCTCCATCAGCATGGGCACGGCGAAGGGCGACAGGCGGTCCAGGGCCACATGGCGAATCCGTCCGGCCACCCGCGCCAGGAGGTCCCCCAGCCGGGCGGCGTCGATCATGCCGGCGGCGGCTTCCTCCCGGGCGCAGCGCAGGAGCAGGTGGTCCGGCTGGTGGCGTCGCAGGACGTCGTAGATCAGGTCGGTGGAGAAGGTGACCTGCCGTCCGGTCTTCCGGGGCTCGCCCGGGAACCGCCGCTCGATCAGGCCGGCGATGATGGCGCAGCCCTTGAAGGCCCGCTTCATCATGAAGCTCTCGGCCAGCCAGTCCTCAAGGTCGTCGCCCAGCATGTCCTGGGCGAACAGGTTGTCCATGTCGAGGCCGTCCAGGGGCTTCAGCGACCAGACGGCAAGGGCGTAGTCATTGCAGACAAAGCCCAGGGGCTGTGCCCCCGCCCGCTCCAGGCGACGGGTCAGCAGCATGGCCAGGGTGGTGTGGGCCAGTCGCCCCTCGAAGGGATAGGCCACCAGGAAGTGCCGGCGGCCCCGGGGAAAGGTCTCCACCAGCATCTCGTCCTCGGCGACGATCCGCGAGCGGCGGCGCTGGAGGTCGAGCCATTCGCGCACGTCCGGCGGCAGCCGGGCCCAGGCCGTCTCGTCGGACATCATCCGGCGGACCCGGGCGGCGAGGTAGCTGGACAGGGCGAACTTCGAGCCGCCCCATGAGGGCATGTTCGGATCCTCCGACCGCGCCGGCCGGACCAGGACGTCCATGCCGGTGATGGCCGCCAGGCTCCATACCTGCCCGGCGAAGACGAAGGTGTCGCCCGGGTCGAGCATCTCGAAATAGCCTTCCTCGATCTCCCCGATCTTGCGCCCGCCCACCAGCCGGGCGCCCTGGACCACACGCACCGAAAGGACGTCCGGCGACAGGATGGCCCCCAGGTTCAGCCGGTGCCGCCGGGCGGTCTCGGCGTTGCGCACCCGCCAGAGGCCGTCGGGTCCCTGCACCATCCGACGGAACCGGTCGTAGGACGACAGGGCGTAGCCGCCGGTCGCAGTCAGGTCGAGGGTGCGCGCGAAGTCCTCCGGCGACAGGTCGCGGTAGGGGCCGGCCCGCCGGACCTCGTCGAACAGGTCCGCCTCCGGGACCGGCTCGGCGCAGGCGCAACCCAACAGGTGCTGGGCCAGGACGTCGAGGGCGCCGGTGCGGGCCGGATCGCCGTCCAGCCGGTTCTCGGCGATGGCCTCCCGGGCGGCCTGGCACTCCAGGGTCTCGAACCGGTTGGCGGGCACGAAGAGGGCGCGGCTGGGCTCATCCAGGCGGTGGTTGGCCCGGCCGATCCTCTGCACCATCCGGCTGGCGCCCTTGGGCGAGGCCAGCTGGATCACCAGGTCCACGTCGCCCCAGTCTATGCCAAGGTCCAGGGTCGAGGTGCAGACCACCGCCTTCAGCTCGCCCCGGGCCATGGCGGCCTCGACCTTGCGCCTCTGCTCGGCGGCCAGGCTGCCGTGGTGCAGGGCGATGGGCAGGTTGTCCTCGTTCAGCTTCCAGAGCTCCTGGAAGGCGAATTCGGCCTGGAAACGGGTGTTGACGAAGACCAGGGCCGTCCGGGCCTCGCGGATAGCCTGGTAGACCTCGGCCATCGCGTGCTGGGCGGTGTGGCCCGCCCAGGGCGTCCGGCCCCCGGACAGGAGCAGATCCACCTGCGGGGCCGCGCCCGCTGGCCCGCGCACCAGGTCCACGGGGCGGTCGCCGTGCCCCAGCCAGCGCCGGATGACGTCCGGGTCGTCCACCGTGGCCGACAGGCCCACCCGCCGCGCCCGGGGCGCCAGGGCCGACAGCCGGGCCAGGCCCAGGGCCAGGAGGTCTCCCCGCTTGGAGGCGTGCAGGGCGTGGATCTCGTCGACGATGACGCAGGCCAGGTCCTCGAAATAGAGGCGCGAGCCTTCCCAGGCGCAGAACAGGGCCAGCTGCTCGGGCGTGGTGAGCAGGATGTCGGGGGGCCGCACCTTCTGCCTCTGGCGCCGGGCGATCCCGGTGTCGCCGGTCCGGCTCTCGGCGATGACGTCCAGCCCCATCTCGCGGATCGGCCGGGCGAGGTTGCGCTCGACGTCCACAGCCAGGGCCTTGAGCGGCGAGATGTAGAGGGTGTGGACCCCGCGCCGCGCCTCCCGCGGCCGCCCGGCCAGCTCCACCAGGGTGGGAAGGAAGCCGGCCAGGGTCTTTCCGCCCCCTGTCGGGGCGATCAGCAGGGCGTCACGGCCCGCCTGCGCCTGGGCGACCATCTCCAGCTGGTGGGCGCGCGGCGACCAGCCCTGGGCCGCGAACCAGTCGGCGAAACGGGAGGGCAGGCGAGGGGAATCCGCGGCGGCGTCGGCCATGCCGCGGTTCTAGCATGTTCCCCTTCCGTTTCGAGGGGCAAATACTGTCCTAGACAGGACACCCTAACCGGCGGACTAGGACAAAAGTGGAATTTGACTCACTCGCATAAGTCGAGTCAGGATGGTCTCATAGGCTAGGAGGAAGCAATGGCCGACGAGAACGATATCGCGCGTGGTATTGAGCAGATAGCGATAGCCAATGGCGGCCTCTGCACATATAAGCGGGCGTACAAAGAGATACCGAATTACGTGAATCTCAACGCGACGAACACTGCAGCATCAGCGACGCGCCCAGGTGAACAGATGTGGCATCAGCTCGTTCGCAACATCAAATCCCACGATACGACGCCCGGAAACTTCATCTACGCAGGGCGGCTTGTACACATCCCTAAAGTAGGCTTCCGTATTCCATGACACACTAACTGAACCGGTGCTTGTAGCCGGGTTTGAACCACTTCAGTTCCGTCCCGCTGGGTGCATCCTTGTCCCAGACGAACCAAGCGTATGCAGTGGTCCCGCTTCCTGCCTGGACAGCGCCTACCGGATAGAACGTGATCCGTTCCGAGAACACCCACACGCGACTCGGCGGCGTCTCCGAGAAGATGGTATTGGCGCGATTACTGCCTTCAAGGAAGGCTAACCGCAGCAAGAGCGCGAACTTGCGACGCGCCAGTCGAACACCGCTGCGCACGAATGCCTCGGCGGCATTGTAAGGCGGATTGGTTACGATGTTATCGGCGCACCAATCGGCTTTGATGAAATCTACGCCAGCCTCGCCATAGCCACGGTCATACAGATCGGAGCTATGAACCGAGCGCGCTGTCGTCTCCAGAACCTTCGACATTGCCCCGTTGCCGCAGGCGCTCTCCCAGATATCGCCGTCAAAACGCTCATTGTCGATCAAGGCGTGCGTAGCCCACGCTGGCGTTGGGAAAAAGTCAGGTCCGTCCAGATCGGCAAACCGCTTCATGGTCGGCTTGAATCCGCCGTTCAGGTTGTAAGTGGCGTCCGTCACGGCGAGCATCCTCAATCAAGTGGAAAAGGATAACAGAATCATAAACTTATAAAATGGTTAATAGGGAGCTATCATTGACCCACCCTCTGGCGAACCTAGCGCGTTAGCCCGGAAAGTAGGGCAATGCCGCCCCTCAGGCGTCCGCCAGGTTCTCGATCCGGGTCGCCCAGTAGTCGGCGTCATAGTCCGGGTCGCCGGTCAGGTAGCGCCAGAACCGGACCCGGTTCAGCAGCTCCAGCCGGCCCGTATCGTTCTCGTACCAGGGCTCCTGGGTCATGAGGATCTGCTCGACCGAGGGCGGCAGGGGGCCCTTGAGGTAGAAGATCGGGCGCTGGGCGTCCTGGGGCTTCAGGGTCGAGACGTCGAACTGGCGGACCTGGGAGCGCGAGGGATTGATGCGCACCTTGAACATGGTCCGGGTGCGGTCCGAGACGTTCACTCCGCCGCCATGCCAGATGCCCGAATGCAGGAAGAGCAGGGTCCCCCCCTCGCAGACCATGTGCTGCTGGCCGCGGATGTTCTGGTAGCGGGCGATGGCCGCTTCGCTGACCTTGCGCAGGTGGCTGCCGGGCAGGAAGCGCGTGCCGCCCATCTCCCGGGTCACGGCGTGCGGGTAGTACATGATCTGGATGTCGAAGGCCCGCCGGGGGTCGATGGTGGAGTCCTGGTGGTAGTGCTGGGACACGTTCTCGCCGCCGCTGGCCTCGTGGTAGGCGGGCGGGAAGGTCACGTGCAGGAAGTGGTGGTCGAAGACCGGGTCCTCGCCCACCAGGCTTCGGATGGCGCCGGCCACCCGGGGCAGGTCGAGGAGGCGCTTCAGGGCCGAGCCGTCGGGATAGGCCTGCGCCAGGGGCACGCCCGCCGGGGTCTGCGGCACGCCGGCCCGCGCCAGCATCTCGCCGTAGGTGCGCCTCATCTTCTGGCCGGGGCGGGGCGGATCGATGTCGCCCATCTCCTCCAGGAACTGGCGGTTGATCTCTTCCGGCACGACGCCGTCGAAGCGAAGGAACCCGCGGGCGGCGAAGCTGGCCATGGCCTCGGCGGGCAGCAGGGGCA
The sequence above is a segment of the Phenylobacterium parvum genome. Coding sequences within it:
- a CDS encoding DUF3429 domain-containing protein produces the protein MPVAPAPVLILALFGLAGFPLAAGTYAFGPADLRFMAIHILLTWSAVVLGFLGGIRWSQESTRDPPRFLRLAGAMLPPLAGGGLLLARDYLAADWIIGGFIAAYLAAWLFDRAPETLSRYPALMTLLTFSACVSLALALEKALRI
- the pdeM gene encoding ligase-associated DNA damage response endonuclease PdeM, whose protein sequence is MSPAQILGLRAAEGGAMDLTLAGEATRLLPSGALLLTARAVLVVADLHLEKGSAFARRGQLLPPLDTRETLRRLALDVLAESPRQILFLGDAFHDREASRRMSDPDRDALEALAQSASLVWITGNHDPEPDADLPGEAADEVRLGDLVLRHEPHPGTAPGEIAGHLHPCARIATLRGAVRRRCLVTDGERAVLPAYGAFTGGLNVLDPAFAGLFARPPIVAALGDSRVHAAGARSLRPDRS
- a CDS encoding ligase-associated DNA damage response DEXH box helicase; the protein is MADAAADSPRLPSRFADWFAAQGWSPRAHQLEMVAQAQAGRDALLIAPTGGGKTLAGFLPTLVELAGRPREARRGVHTLYISPLKALAVDVERNLARPIREMGLDVIAESRTGDTGIARRQRQKVRPPDILLTTPEQLALFCAWEGSRLYFEDLACVIVDEIHALHASKRGDLLALGLARLSALAPRARRVGLSATVDDPDVIRRWLGHGDRPVDLVRGPAGAAPQVDLLLSGGRTPWAGHTAQHAMAEVYQAIREARTALVFVNTRFQAEFAFQELWKLNEDNLPIALHHGSLAAEQRRKVEAAMARGELKAVVCTSTLDLGIDWGDVDLVIQLASPKGASRMVQRIGRANHRLDEPSRALFVPANRFETLECQAAREAIAENRLDGDPARTGALDVLAQHLLGCACAEPVPEADLFDEVRRAGPYRDLSPEDFARTLDLTATGGYALSSYDRFRRMVQGPDGLWRVRNAETARRHRLNLGAILSPDVLSVRVVQGARLVGGRKIGEIEEGYFEMLDPGDTFVFAGQVWSLAAITGMDVLVRPARSEDPNMPSWGGSKFALSSYLAARVRRMMSDETAWARLPPDVREWLDLQRRRSRIVAEDEMLVETFPRGRRHFLVAYPFEGRLAHTTLAMLLTRRLERAGAQPLGFVCNDYALAVWSLKPLDGLDMDNLFAQDMLGDDLEDWLAESFMMKRAFKGCAIIAGLIERRFPGEPRKTGRQVTFSTDLIYDVLRRHQPDHLLLRCAREEAAAGMIDAARLGDLLARVAGRIRHVALDRLSPFAVPMLMEIGKERSPGQAGDAILAEAESELIAEALP
- a CDS encoding phytanoyl-CoA dioxygenase family protein; the protein is MNNLPLLPAEAMASFAARGFLRFDGVVPEEINRQFLEEMGDIDPPRPGQKMRRTYGEMLARAGVPQTPAGVPLAQAYPDGSALKRLLDLPRVAGAIRSLVGEDPVFDHHFLHVTFPPAYHEASGGENVSQHYHQDSTIDPRRAFDIQIMYYPHAVTREMGGTRFLPGSHLRKVSEAAIARYQNIRGQQHMVCEGGTLLFLHSGIWHGGGVNVSDRTRTMFKVRINPSRSQVRQFDVSTLKPQDAQRPIFYLKGPLPPSVEQILMTQEPWYENDTGRLELLNRVRFWRYLTGDPDYDADYWATRIENLADA